One window of the Paenibacillus beijingensis genome contains the following:
- the sleB gene encoding spore cortex-lytic enzyme codes for MKKRLIVMTAITVCLLISLYGLGEHRKGGSSETFGNTTLKIGSSGGDVYELQGRLKYLGYFDGTIDGHFGASTKNAVTWFQWKFGMKSDGVVGARTKLKLWEATKNWQPGGPGAGGGGTAKAEAVNNAGGEVAKSNKLGLSAADLKIMANAVYGEARGEPYEGQVAVAAVIINRLKSPSFPNSISGVIFQPGAFTAVADGQIWLTPNERARKAVLDALNGWDPTGGCTYYFNPVTATSKWIWTRPQVKTIGKHIFCM; via the coding sequence ATGAAAAAACGACTGATTGTGATGACCGCGATTACCGTATGCTTGCTGATCAGTCTTTATGGGCTGGGAGAGCATCGAAAAGGCGGTTCCAGCGAAACGTTCGGAAATACGACGCTGAAGATCGGCTCGTCGGGCGGCGATGTTTACGAGCTGCAGGGCCGCCTTAAGTATCTTGGTTACTTCGACGGAACAATCGACGGGCATTTTGGCGCCTCAACCAAAAACGCCGTGACTTGGTTTCAATGGAAATTCGGTATGAAGTCCGACGGCGTCGTCGGTGCCCGGACGAAGCTCAAGCTGTGGGAGGCCACGAAGAATTGGCAGCCCGGCGGTCCGGGCGCCGGCGGGGGCGGGACGGCCAAGGCCGAAGCCGTCAATAATGCCGGTGGCGAAGTGGCCAAATCCAATAAATTGGGATTAAGCGCAGCCGATCTGAAAATTATGGCGAACGCCGTGTACGGCGAAGCCCGCGGGGAGCCTTATGAAGGACAGGTTGCCGTAGCGGCCGTCATCATCAACCGGCTCAAGTCGCCCAGCTTTCCGAATTCGATTTCCGGCGTTATTTTTCAACCCGGGGCGTTCACAGCCGTCGCAGACGGCCAAATTTGGCTGACCCCCAACGAAAGAGCAAGAAAGGCGGTCCTGGATGCCCTTAACGGCTGGGATCCGACCGGCGGATGCACGTACTATTTCAATCCGGTAACGGCAACGAGCAAGTGGATTTGGACAAGACCGCAGGTGAAGACGATCGGCAAACATATTTTCTGTATGTAG
- the yfmH gene encoding EF-P 5-aminopentanol modification-associated protein YfmH, with the protein MEPLVYEGVEETLYHEVMPNGLNVYVLPKEGFQKTYATFSTKYGSVDNYFAVGDQPLIKVPDGIAHFLEHKMFEEPTGDIFATFASQGASANAYTSFDRTVYLFSATEQISSNIRTLIDFVQNPYFTDQNVEKEKGIIEQEINMYRDNADWRVYFGLIDALYNVHPVHIDIAGTVESIRKIDKETLYQCYRTFYHPTNMILFVVGGVKAEEVFELVRSNQADKHFEPQGPIRREFEIEPTKVKIPRRTSVLPVSLPKCLFGFKEKETGLTGAELLKREVTTKLMLDTLLGSSSPLYQSLYDDNLISDSFGHEYNSSTDYAFSVIGGDTRDPDALLAAIKASVEQALEQGIDRTAFERNKRKRIGGYLRMLNSPEAIAGEFTRYKFRGQDLFELLPFYENVTIEDVNIRMKEHFDWNQLSVSIVDKTAR; encoded by the coding sequence GTGGAACCTCTCGTTTATGAAGGCGTCGAAGAGACGCTGTACCATGAAGTAATGCCGAACGGGCTGAATGTGTACGTCCTGCCCAAGGAAGGTTTTCAAAAAACGTATGCTACTTTCTCCACCAAATACGGATCGGTCGACAACTATTTTGCCGTCGGCGATCAGCCGCTCATTAAAGTGCCGGACGGCATCGCCCATTTTCTGGAACACAAAATGTTCGAGGAACCGACGGGGGACATTTTTGCCACCTTTGCGTCGCAAGGCGCTTCGGCTAATGCATATACCAGCTTTGACCGGACCGTTTATCTGTTTTCGGCAACGGAGCAGATATCAAGCAATATACGGACGTTGATCGACTTCGTGCAAAATCCGTATTTTACCGACCAGAACGTCGAAAAGGAAAAAGGAATCATCGAGCAGGAGATCAACATGTACCGCGACAATGCGGACTGGAGAGTTTACTTCGGTCTCATTGATGCGCTTTACAACGTGCATCCGGTACATATCGATATCGCCGGAACGGTCGAATCGATCCGGAAGATTGATAAAGAAACGCTGTATCAATGCTACCGGACGTTTTACCATCCCACCAATATGATTTTGTTTGTAGTGGGAGGCGTCAAGGCGGAAGAAGTGTTCGAGCTTGTACGCAGCAACCAGGCTGACAAGCATTTCGAGCCGCAGGGCCCGATCCGAAGAGAGTTCGAAATTGAGCCGACAAAAGTGAAAATTCCGCGCAGAACGTCGGTGCTTCCGGTATCGCTTCCCAAATGCCTGTTCGGCTTCAAAGAAAAGGAGACGGGGTTAACCGGCGCCGAGCTGCTGAAGCGTGAAGTGACGACGAAGCTGATGCTCGATACGCTGCTCGGTTCTAGCTCGCCGCTTTACCAGTCGCTGTACGACGACAATTTGATTTCCGATTCTTTTGGGCACGAATACAACAGCAGCACCGACTATGCATTCTCGGTTATCGGAGGCGACACCCGGGATCCGGATGCGCTGCTCGCTGCCATTAAAGCATCGGTGGAGCAAGCGCTTGAACAAGGGATCGACCGGACGGCTTTCGAGCGCAATAAACGGAAACGGATCGGCGGGTACCTGCGCATGCTCAATTCCCCGGAGGCTATTGCAGGCGAATTTACCCGTTATAAATTTCGCGGGCAGGATCTGTTCGAGCTGCTGCCGTTCTACGAAAATGTCACGATCGAGGACGTTAACATACGGATGAAAGAGCATTTCGACTGGAATCAGCTTTCCGTCTCGATCGTCGACAAAACCGCGCGGTGA
- the yfmF gene encoding EF-P 5-aminopentanol modification-associated protein YfmF, with protein sequence MEGAIGVAFERGSYNRIRLHVLPTNRFKTFAISLFAGLPLDENSVTETALIPFVLRRGTASTPETIAFRERLDDLYGAGFGFDVYKRGDAQIVQFRMDVINDRFVSSEQSLLAASLKLLGEVVTEPAMEGGSFRTKYVNAEKTTLHKKLEAIVNDKIRYAAERCLEEMCKGEPYQLHPLGRLDDVERITPESLSAAYRGWLSRSALDLYVVGDTSLEEVQRLVADCFKLEADGTPSAYSKPVIKRRTGDEKTVVERMEVSQGKLNMGLRTGVGYADEQYAAALMYNGILGGYPHSKLFLNVREKQSLAYYAASRLDGHKGICTIQSGIEIANYEKAVAIIKEQLESMRSGELSELEMSQTRAMITNHLRELQDSAYEMIAYDFNTVLSGQERTATELIRQIGAVTPEQIAEVARGVELDTIYFLRDGKEA encoded by the coding sequence ATGGAAGGAGCAATCGGTGTGGCTTTTGAACGAGGATCGTACAACCGGATACGTTTGCATGTGCTTCCGACAAACAGGTTCAAAACGTTTGCCATTTCCCTGTTTGCCGGGCTGCCTTTGGATGAAAACTCGGTGACGGAGACGGCATTGATTCCCTTTGTACTGCGCAGAGGAACGGCGTCCACGCCGGAAACGATTGCTTTCCGCGAACGTCTTGATGACTTGTACGGAGCAGGCTTCGGCTTTGACGTCTATAAACGGGGCGACGCCCAGATCGTCCAGTTTCGCATGGACGTCATTAACGACCGATTCGTCAGCTCGGAGCAGTCGCTGCTGGCCGCTTCCCTTAAGCTGCTCGGGGAAGTGGTAACGGAACCGGCAATGGAAGGCGGCAGCTTCCGCACTAAATATGTAAACGCTGAGAAGACGACGCTCCACAAAAAACTGGAGGCGATCGTTAACGATAAAATCCGTTACGCCGCAGAACGCTGCCTGGAGGAAATGTGCAAGGGAGAGCCTTACCAGCTCCACCCGCTGGGCAGGCTTGACGACGTGGAGCGGATAACCCCCGAGTCATTGTCTGCCGCATACCGCGGCTGGCTGTCCCGTTCGGCGCTTGATTTGTACGTCGTCGGCGATACTTCGCTTGAAGAGGTCCAGAGGCTGGTTGCCGACTGCTTCAAGCTGGAGGCGGACGGAACGCCTTCCGCTTACAGCAAACCGGTGATCAAACGCCGGACCGGCGATGAAAAAACGGTTGTCGAACGGATGGAAGTGAGCCAAGGGAAGCTGAACATGGGACTGCGCACCGGAGTCGGCTACGCCGACGAACAGTACGCGGCAGCGCTGATGTACAACGGAATATTGGGCGGTTACCCGCATTCCAAGCTGTTTTTGAACGTGCGCGAGAAACAGAGTCTGGCTTATTATGCGGCTTCGCGGCTGGATGGGCATAAAGGGATCTGCACGATCCAATCCGGCATCGAAATCGCCAATTATGAGAAGGCGGTCGCGATTATTAAAGAGCAGCTGGAGAGCATGCGCAGCGGCGAGCTGTCGGAGCTTGAAATGAGCCAGACGAGGGCGATGATCACGAACCATTTGCGCGAGCTTCAGGATTCGGCCTACGAAATGATCGCCTACGATTTCAACACCGTTTTGTCCGGACAAGAACGCACCGCGACGGAGCTGATCCGCCAGATTGGCGCTGTAACGCCGGAGCAGATCGCGGAAGTCGCACGCGGCGTGGAACTCGATACGATCTATTTCTTGCGTGACGGAAAGGAGGCCTGA
- the ymfI gene encoding elongation factor P 5-aminopentanone reductase: MTALITGGSRGIGAAIAERFASEGMNVVIHYLESHESANDTARRCMRFGVNVMTVSADLRSREQLLRMREKLQHNGMMPDILVNNAGIAHFGMLSDVSEADWDDVMAVNLKGMFLCTQLFMPTMISRRFGRIVNVSSVWGLSGASCEVLYSTTKGGMNAFTKALAKELAPSGVTVNAVAPGAVDTVMNSNLDAEEKNALEQEIPAGRFAQPDEIASLVYFLALPESAYITGQIISPNGGWMT, translated from the coding sequence ATGACGGCGCTTATTACCGGGGGAAGCCGGGGCATCGGAGCAGCAATTGCGGAAAGGTTCGCCTCGGAAGGGATGAACGTCGTCATTCATTATTTAGAGTCGCACGAATCCGCCAATGATACTGCCCGCCGCTGTATGAGGTTCGGTGTCAACGTCATGACCGTATCCGCAGATTTGCGCTCGCGCGAACAGCTGCTTCGAATGAGGGAGAAGCTGCAGCACAATGGGATGATGCCGGACATATTGGTAAACAATGCCGGCATCGCCCATTTCGGTATGCTTTCGGACGTCTCGGAGGCGGATTGGGACGACGTGATGGCGGTCAATTTAAAAGGGATGTTTTTGTGTACCCAGTTGTTTATGCCGACTATGATTTCGCGCCGCTTCGGAAGAATCGTGAATGTCTCCTCCGTTTGGGGTCTGTCCGGCGCTTCCTGCGAAGTGCTTTATTCCACGACAAAAGGCGGAATGAACGCATTTACGAAAGCGCTGGCCAAAGAACTGGCTCCTTCCGGAGTAACGGTAAACGCGGTTGCGCCCGGCGCGGTCGATACGGTGATGAACAGCAATCTGGACGCAGAGGAAAAAAACGCACTGGAGCAGGAAATCCCGGCGGGAAGGTTTGCTCAGCCCGACGAAATCGCTTCTCTCGTTTATTTCCTCGCCTTGCCCGAGTCTGCATATATTACCGGTCAAATTATTAGCCCGAACGGCGGTTGGATGACTTAA
- a CDS encoding DUF3243 domain-containing protein, with product MSTVLSSFESWKHFLSERVEQGKKMGLTEDTISNLAYEIGAFLDEKVDPKNEEQRVLKEIWDAGDEQERKTLARLMVKLVQHS from the coding sequence ATGTCAACTGTCCTGTCCAGTTTCGAATCATGGAAACATTTTTTGTCGGAGCGCGTGGAGCAAGGTAAAAAAATGGGCTTAACGGAAGATACAATCTCCAATCTCGCCTATGAAATCGGGGCTTTTTTGGACGAGAAGGTCGATCCCAAAAATGAAGAGCAGCGGGTGCTGAAGGAGATTTGGGATGCGGGCGACGAACAGGAGCGCAAAACACTTGCGCGCTTGATGGTCAAGCTGGTACAGCACTCGTAA
- a CDS encoding YlzJ-like family protein, translating to MTLYTNMPLELVLDGFHGERPSLMTIRINGVVMEVEPVAPGTGKIVRLLECDLYQYLNAQYAPGELVSFFADAVVSPNH from the coding sequence ATGACACTTTACACCAATATGCCGCTGGAACTTGTATTGGACGGCTTCCACGGCGAGCGACCGTCGCTCATGACCATCCGAATAAACGGTGTTGTGATGGAGGTCGAGCCGGTTGCGCCGGGGACGGGGAAGATCGTCCGTCTGCTCGAATGCGATTTGTATCAATATTTGAACGCCCAGTATGCGCCGGGCGAACTCGTGTCGTTTTTTGCGGATGCAGTCGTCTCCCCGAATCATTAG
- a CDS encoding ribonuclease J: protein MSKKNNQDKLLIFALGGVGEIGKNMYVIQYGNDIVVVDAGLKFPEEDMLGIDIVIPDISYLSENRDKVRGILITHGHEDHIGGLPYVLRHLNVPVYGTKLTLGLIEGKLKEAGLLGETKRILINADSELQLGSIRASFFRTNHSIPDSVGVCLDTPEGTVVHTGDFKFDYTPVNDQFADLQRMAEIGKRGVLALLSDSTNAERAGFTPSETNVGNELEDIFRKASQRVVLATFASNVHRIQQVVNAAMATRRKIAVVGRSMVNVVTIASELGYLNIPEGMIIEPEEVNKLAADRVVVLCTGSQGEPMSALTRMARSTHRKVDILPGDTVIIAATPIPGNERYVGRTVDELFRLGAKVIYGNGSVSGVHVSGHGSQEELKLMLNLIKPKYFIPIHGEYRMLRQHALLGEAVGIERENIFVIDNGDTVEFQNGTARRGSKVTAGNVLIDGLGVGDVGNIVLRDRKLLSQDGILVVVVTLSKQDGTILSGPDIISRGFVYVRESEGLLDEANRIVTSTLHKLMNDNVNEWASLKTNVKDALGRFLYEQTRRRPMILPIIMEV from the coding sequence TTGTCAAAAAAGAACAACCAAGACAAACTGCTCATCTTCGCGCTAGGCGGCGTTGGCGAGATCGGTAAAAACATGTATGTCATTCAATACGGCAATGATATCGTCGTTGTAGATGCGGGGCTGAAATTCCCGGAAGAGGATATGCTCGGAATTGATATTGTCATCCCGGATATCAGCTATTTGAGCGAAAATCGCGACAAAGTACGCGGCATTCTGATTACACACGGTCATGAAGACCACATTGGCGGCCTTCCTTACGTTCTGCGTCACCTCAATGTACCGGTTTACGGAACAAAACTGACATTAGGTCTGATCGAAGGCAAATTGAAGGAAGCTGGACTGCTCGGAGAAACGAAGCGGATTTTGATCAACGCCGATTCCGAACTGCAGCTCGGATCGATCCGCGCCAGCTTTTTCAGGACGAACCACAGCATTCCGGATTCCGTCGGCGTATGCTTGGATACACCGGAAGGGACGGTCGTTCACACGGGTGACTTCAAGTTCGATTATACACCGGTTAACGATCAATTTGCGGATTTGCAGCGGATGGCTGAAATTGGAAAAAGAGGCGTACTCGCCCTTCTGTCGGACAGCACAAATGCGGAACGCGCCGGGTTCACGCCGTCGGAGACCAATGTCGGCAACGAATTGGAAGACATTTTCCGCAAAGCTTCCCAGCGTGTCGTTCTGGCGACGTTCGCATCCAACGTTCACCGTATCCAGCAGGTCGTGAACGCGGCGATGGCTACACGCCGCAAAATCGCCGTCGTCGGACGCAGCATGGTAAACGTCGTAACTATCGCTTCGGAGCTCGGCTATTTGAACATTCCGGAAGGCATGATCATCGAGCCGGAGGAAGTGAACAAGCTGGCGGCCGATCGTGTCGTCGTTCTTTGCACCGGCAGCCAGGGCGAACCGATGTCCGCTTTAACTCGCATGGCCCGCTCCACGCACCGCAAAGTCGACATTTTGCCTGGAGATACCGTCATCATTGCCGCAACCCCAATTCCCGGCAATGAACGTTATGTCGGACGCACCGTAGACGAGCTGTTCCGATTGGGGGCCAAAGTCATCTACGGCAACGGTTCCGTTTCGGGCGTTCACGTTTCCGGTCACGGCAGCCAGGAAGAACTGAAATTGATGCTTAATCTTATTAAGCCGAAATATTTTATTCCGATCCACGGCGAATACCGGATGCTCCGTCAGCATGCGCTGCTTGGCGAAGCGGTCGGAATCGAACGCGAAAATATTTTTGTTATCGACAACGGGGATACGGTCGAATTCCAGAACGGAACTGCACGCAGAGGAAGCAAAGTTACGGCGGGCAACGTACTTATCGACGGCTTGGGCGTTGGCGACGTAGGAAACATCGTGTTGCGCGACCGCAAGCTGCTTTCCCAGGACGGCATTCTCGTCGTCGTCGTGACGCTCAGCAAGCAGGACGGAACGATTTTGTCCGGACCGGACATCATCTCGCGCGGTTTCGTATACGTCCGGGAATCGGAAGGGCTGCTCGATGAGGCGAACCGGATCGTAACGTCGACGCTGCACAAGCTGATGAATGACAACGTTAACGAATGGGCGTCGCTCAAGACAAACGTGAAAGATGCGCTGGGCCGTTTTCTTTATGAACAAACGCGCCGCCGTCCGATGATTTTGCCGATCATTATGGAAGTTTAA
- a CDS encoding FtsK/SpoIIIE family DNA translocase, with amino-acid sequence MGKRKRKKRRSFGDNLKYEVYGILLITISVIALSGEATVGRSLSKLFGLVLGKFYFVLALVGVYAGLSVMVKRQWPSGWSNRKSGLLLLVLAFTLMSSMSEVSRKLEPSVELTASAIMEQLGSDIRGALLTSDASGGGLATQQSISGGYAGAVQYALLYSLFGYFGAKFILIVMFAIAIMLITGRSYVDLARVVQRRLHNLIKLIHAKAASRPVKRTAPKTSGLTALQPDDMVDHYDDADDDFGGTLQPARQNKKSLFFSWRSKEAEQTAQPAGDDDWMMEEPFSSGGASPVSPEVTISSRQSDDDVDVPPWQTRADDQPDKRAGQASSEGSKAGAAVAEYERPATAENDELEDDNDDWTEDLAEVHPEGIDDGELDELPAGSESAAFDSPALEGAAPAAGSGSAAAAPQIPEAKPYRLPPLSLLAKPSGSRGGDSGDSSESRRKLEATLESFGVRAKVLDVVRGPAVTRYEVQPATGVKVSRIVGLTDDIALALAAKDIRMEAPIPGKSAIGIEVPNSEVSVVTMREVMETPTFTSAPSKLSIAFGRDISGQTIVGNLARMPHLLVAGATGSGKSVCINGIITSILYKAAPDEVKFMMIDPKMVELNVYNGIPHLLAPVVTDPRRASLALKKIVVEMEKRYELFSKSATRNIEGYNGLMKDNPAAVLPYIVVIVDELADLMMVAANDVEEAITRLAQMARAAGIHLIIATQRPSVDVITGVIKANIPSRIAFGVSSQVDSRTILDMVGAEKLLGRGDMLFLPVGMSKPIRVQGAFLSDQEVEAVVEFARGQAEAEYKEDLVPEIEEPSGDDNELLDELFDQAVQIVLEAKQASVSLLQRRMRVGYTRAARLVDQMEAKGIVGPYEGSKPREVLLSLDQYQANQKHA; translated from the coding sequence TTGGGGAAACGCAAGCGTAAAAAAAGAAGATCATTCGGCGACAACTTAAAATATGAGGTTTACGGCATTTTGCTCATCACGATATCGGTGATCGCCTTATCCGGCGAAGCAACGGTCGGCAGATCGTTGTCCAAACTGTTCGGACTCGTGCTGGGCAAATTTTATTTTGTGCTCGCGCTGGTCGGGGTCTATGCCGGATTGTCCGTCATGGTCAAACGCCAATGGCCAAGCGGCTGGTCCAATCGCAAAAGCGGGCTGCTGCTGCTCGTTCTCGCATTTACGCTAATGAGCTCGATGTCGGAGGTCAGCCGCAAGCTCGAACCGAGCGTTGAATTGACCGCTTCGGCTATTATGGAGCAGCTCGGCAGTGATATCCGCGGTGCGCTGCTCACAAGTGACGCCTCGGGCGGAGGGTTGGCGACGCAGCAGTCGATCAGCGGAGGATATGCCGGTGCCGTTCAGTACGCCCTGCTTTACTCGCTCTTTGGCTACTTCGGCGCCAAATTTATTTTGATCGTCATGTTTGCAATTGCGATCATGCTGATCACGGGCCGTTCTTATGTCGATTTGGCGCGCGTTGTGCAGCGGCGTCTCCATAATTTGATTAAGCTAATCCATGCGAAAGCGGCGAGCAGGCCTGTTAAAAGGACGGCTCCCAAAACGAGCGGCCTAACCGCTTTGCAGCCGGACGATATGGTGGATCATTACGATGATGCCGACGACGATTTCGGCGGTACGCTTCAGCCCGCTCGGCAAAATAAAAAGTCGCTGTTTTTTTCATGGCGAAGCAAGGAAGCCGAGCAAACGGCGCAGCCGGCCGGTGACGACGATTGGATGATGGAGGAGCCGTTCAGCAGCGGAGGGGCGAGTCCGGTTTCACCGGAGGTTACCATCTCCTCACGTCAAAGCGATGATGATGTTGATGTGCCTCCTTGGCAGACGCGAGCGGACGATCAGCCGGACAAACGCGCAGGTCAAGCATCGTCTGAAGGGTCGAAGGCTGGCGCGGCGGTTGCTGAATATGAACGCCCCGCGACTGCGGAAAACGATGAGCTCGAGGATGACAACGATGATTGGACGGAGGATCTGGCCGAAGTTCATCCAGAAGGCATTGACGATGGTGAGCTTGACGAATTGCCGGCGGGTTCGGAATCTGCAGCGTTTGATTCGCCGGCTCTTGAAGGAGCAGCGCCGGCTGCCGGCAGCGGCAGTGCAGCAGCCGCTCCTCAAATCCCGGAAGCGAAGCCTTACCGCCTTCCGCCGCTGTCGCTTTTGGCCAAGCCGAGCGGCAGCAGAGGAGGGGATTCCGGGGACAGCAGCGAATCGCGGCGCAAGCTGGAGGCGACGCTGGAAAGCTTCGGCGTCCGCGCCAAAGTGCTTGACGTTGTGCGCGGCCCGGCTGTTACACGGTATGAGGTGCAGCCGGCTACCGGGGTGAAAGTGAGCCGCATCGTCGGTCTGACCGACGATATTGCGCTAGCTCTCGCCGCCAAGGATATCCGGATGGAAGCGCCTATTCCCGGCAAATCGGCAATCGGAATCGAGGTGCCGAATTCTGAAGTTTCCGTCGTTACGATGCGGGAAGTGATGGAGACGCCGACCTTTACGAGCGCACCGTCCAAATTATCAATCGCGTTCGGCCGCGATATTTCCGGACAGACGATCGTCGGCAATTTGGCGCGTATGCCCCATCTTCTCGTTGCGGGTGCGACCGGTTCGGGCAAATCGGTCTGCATCAACGGCATTATTACGAGTATTTTGTATAAAGCCGCTCCCGACGAAGTGAAATTTATGATGATCGATCCGAAGATGGTGGAACTGAACGTATACAACGGCATTCCCCATCTGCTTGCCCCTGTCGTGACCGACCCCCGCAGGGCGTCGCTTGCGCTCAAAAAAATTGTCGTTGAAATGGAAAAGCGGTATGAGCTGTTTTCCAAATCGGCGACGCGCAACATTGAGGGCTACAACGGTTTAATGAAGGACAATCCAGCCGCCGTATTGCCGTATATCGTCGTGATCGTGGACGAGCTTGCCGATTTGATGATGGTAGCGGCGAATGATGTCGAGGAAGCCATTACGAGGCTTGCGCAGATGGCCCGCGCGGCGGGCATCCATCTTATTATTGCGACACAGCGTCCATCCGTCGACGTCATTACCGGCGTGATCAAGGCGAATATTCCGTCGCGGATCGCCTTTGGCGTCTCCTCGCAGGTCGACTCCCGCACCATTCTCGATATGGTCGGCGCGGAGAAGCTGCTCGGACGAGGCGACATGCTGTTCCTGCCGGTCGGCATGTCCAAGCCGATTCGCGTCCAGGGCGCGTTTCTTTCCGATCAGGAGGTGGAAGCGGTCGTTGAGTTCGCCCGCGGGCAGGCGGAAGCGGAATATAAGGAAGATCTCGTTCCGGAAATCGAGGAGCCGTCCGGCGACGACAACGAGCTGCTGGATGAACTGTTCGATCAGGCGGTGCAAATCGTACTCGAAGCCAAACAAGCTTCGGTTTCGCTATTGCAGCGGCGTATGCGCGTCGGGTATACCCGTGCCGCCCGGCTTGTGGACCAAATGGAGGCCAAAGGCATCGTCGGGCCTTACGAAGGAAGCAAGCCGCGGGAAGTACTGCTTTCGCTGGATCAGTACCAGGCGAACCAGAAACATGCATAA
- a CDS encoding ClpP family protease produces MNESLKQDAGSPRSEQTEPASSPDKSKMELLQSLGQTMSPAAESNIFCMTIIGQVEGHLVLPPQNKTTKYEHLIPQLVAAEQNPKIEGVLIVLNTVGGDVEAGLAIAEMISSLSKPAVTLVLGGGHSIGVPIAVSGNKSFIAETATMTIHPIRMNGLVIGVPQTFEYLEKMQERVVRFVTSHSNISEHLFKELMFKTGELTRDIGTTIIGADAVSSGLIDEVGGLGHALRELNSLIARRKSESGTDPMTDPAFPYSPGVTVGAPGTVIQPPVNQPGAGIQPPGGMPS; encoded by the coding sequence ATGAATGAGTCACTTAAGCAGGACGCCGGTTCGCCGCGGTCGGAACAGACCGAACCGGCCTCATCTCCCGACAAAAGCAAAATGGAATTGCTGCAGTCTCTCGGACAGACGATGAGCCCCGCGGCGGAATCCAACATTTTTTGCATGACGATCATCGGCCAGGTCGAAGGGCATCTTGTGCTGCCGCCGCAAAACAAAACGACTAAGTACGAGCACTTGATCCCGCAGCTTGTCGCGGCGGAACAAAATCCGAAAATCGAAGGCGTCTTAATTGTGCTTAATACGGTCGGCGGGGATGTCGAAGCCGGATTGGCAATTGCCGAAATGATCTCGTCTTTAAGCAAACCGGCCGTCACGCTCGTGCTGGGCGGGGGGCATTCCATCGGGGTACCGATTGCGGTTTCGGGCAATAAATCGTTTATTGCCGAGACGGCCACGATGACGATTCATCCGATCCGGATGAACGGTCTTGTCATCGGCGTTCCGCAAACGTTCGAATATTTGGAGAAAATGCAGGAAAGAGTCGTTCGCTTCGTTACCTCTCATTCCAACATCTCCGAGCATTTATTCAAGGAGCTGATGTTCAAAACCGGCGAGCTCACCCGCGATATCGGGACGACGATTATCGGTGCCGATGCTGTCAGCAGCGGATTGATCGATGAAGTGGGAGGGCTGGGGCATGCACTGCGGGAACTGAACAGCCTCATCGCGCGCCGCAAGAGCGAGTCCGGAACCGATCCGATGACCGATCCCGCATTTCCATATTCGCCCGGAGTTACGGTGGGTGCGCCGGGAACCGTTATTCAGCCGCCGGTGAATCAGCCCGGTGCCGGAATTCAGCCGCCGGGAGGAATGCCGTCATGA
- a CDS encoding DUF3388 domain-containing protein, whose amino-acid sequence MESKQWYMEYKIHKNRPGLLGDIASLLGMLNVNIITINGVEDRTRGMLLQTNDDQKIEILERMLRKVENITVNKLRPPTLLDRLAVRHGRYIERDSDDRKTFRFTRDELGLLVDFLGEIFKRDGNQVIGIRGMPRVGKTESIIAGSVCSNKRWTFVSSTLLRQTVRSQLSSEEINPNNIFIIDGIVSTIRSNEKHHALLQEIMAMPSTKVIEHPDIFIQESQYDYSHFTTIIELRNTPDEEITYETITANYNEF is encoded by the coding sequence ATGGAATCTAAACAGTGGTATATGGAGTACAAAATACATAAGAACCGTCCTGGTCTGCTCGGCGATATCGCTTCGCTGCTCGGGATGTTAAATGTAAATATTATTACGATTAACGGGGTCGAGGATCGGACGCGCGGAATGCTGCTGCAAACGAACGATGACCAAAAAATCGAGATTTTGGAAAGAATGCTGCGTAAAGTTGAAAATATTACCGTCAATAAACTGCGCCCGCCTACGCTTCTCGACCGGCTGGCCGTACGGCACGGAAGATATATCGAGCGGGATTCGGACGACCGCAAAACGTTCCGTTTTACGCGGGATGAACTGGGACTTTTGGTCGATTTTCTCGGCGAAATCTTTAAACGCGACGGTAATCAGGTCATCGGGATTCGCGGAATGCCGCGAGTAGGCAAAACGGAGTCGATTATCGCCGGCAGCGTATGTTCGAACAAGAGGTGGACGTTCGTTTCTTCGACGCTGCTCCGGCAAACGGTCCGCAGCCAGCTCTCCAGCGAAGAGATTAATCCGAACAATATTTTCATTATAGACGGCATTGTCAGCACGATCCGCTCAAACGAGAAGCACCATGCCCTGCTTCAAGAAATTATGGCGATGCCTTCAACGAAGGTGATCGAGCATCCCGATATATTTATTCAGGAATCGCAATACGATTACAGCCATTTTACGACGATTATAGAGCTTCGTAATACGCCCGACGAAGAAATTACGTATGAAACGATAACGGCCAATTATAACGAATTCTAA